TGAGATACGTTGGCAGAGCATCAATTGTACGGCTGTCGACCTCAATGTGACGAACGAATTTCAATGCAACATTATCGAAATGGCCAAGAAGCAGGGAAATTTCCTAAATACACGCTGGAACCTACGACGTCCAGTGCCAAAAATGTGGGTGGAACTGAGTGTGGGTATGCCCAAGGAGCGTGGCGGTGGAATTCAGCAATTGTTTAAAGTACGTGTCGATGGTTGCCATCTCTGCGATTATCGGAGCAAGAATCGTGTTATGAATGCGGTAATTAAAAAGCTATTGCAATCGGGCAATTATCCAAAATCGTGTCCTTTATTACCGGTAAGTGAAGGCCAATTCATTAAGGTGTAAACTAAAATTTTAtggcaaagtttttttttcaattattttgaaatCCATTATCCATTCCGCATTTAAGGAGAACCTCTCACATTTCAACTAGAATAGTTTGTTGTGACACAGTTTAGTCAGTATAACAGTTTTAATACCCGTTGGTAAAAAACAATTGATATACCCGTTTAAATACATACTAAACATATCATTTCAATAATTGAATTATGAAACATAAAACTAATATGAGAGTCTTGTCTTGTGTAGATCAGTATGTGGTATATAGCGATTTCCTGTCACTTAAGCTTAACCTCGACCCTAAAGTATTATATCTGCTTCAACCTCAACCCACCAAGCACCTGCCTTCCACCTCTTACCCAAACCCCTTTTTCTATTGTTGAGCACATTCTACTTTTTGTGGCAAATCAAAACCAATTCACAGCtgattaaataaaattgataaagtttttgccttttttttccGTGTGATTTCTTTGCTTTACCCCTGCACCAACACTTCCACTCCGCCACCACCAGACAAGAAACCACCGAAAATAACCAAGCCCAAATCAATACAAAAAGTTATCTCTTCATTTTCTCCACTATATTTGCACAATGTTTAtaatgtttataaataaatgctATCAAAACATAacacataaaaacaaaagcactgaacaaaaacaaaatacaaaacaaaaaaacaaggtTAATGGTTCTTAGAATCTAAGAATctcaaatatataaattatataggCCAAGATTTGCAAACAATCGTAAACTCTCTGAATGGTTGGCTGAATGAAGAATATGAGAAgatgaaattaaattgtacttttaagttcttttctttttttttttttacaatttttaattatgtttgtactcttgtatgtatgtttattgaTCGTCTTTTCGCAGAATGTTAATTACACCTCCATACGATTTGCACTCAATCCGGATCACTTTCCAGCCTACATGCCGGACATGAAGTTCAATACGAAAATAGATTTCTATGCGGATAAAAATGTGCCACTGATTAAGGCCAGCGCCAATGTGGAGGTGATTAGGCGTCAGTCATAATGGATAATGGATATAATGGCTAATGGAGaatatacctatacatatatacatatacaaatataattatttacatatatatacttttgtgtgttaaattttttagtttcctatttttttttgcaagaTTTTGCATTAAATAAATAGCATTATctaagcaaaaacaacaatacaatAATTATAACTATGACaaatgtctttggaatgctctCATTTTTGATAAGGCGaatttctatatgtatatagtctACAATACGTAGTAGAAGAGTGCAAaagtgtatatgtgtgtataaaaTGAAGACTAGCTAGCGTTAGATTAGCTGAAAAAAGAgtcaattaaataaagaaattactTAGTGTGCCGCCCCCCTCAAACCCAACGTTTACTCGAACCCGAACCCGAACACAAACACGAACCAGACCCAGAACCCCGAGACTGAGACAAGCCAGTCAAGAGAAGTCAAGTTCTCTGATAAACCAAACACGGAACTCATCGACTTTTATATGGATCGACTGGCGCTATATAGAAAGCACTTGCTTTCAATGCTAACAAAAAGGGACTAACTTCCGTTAGGCTAATATGCAATATTGGCCAAATTGAAGTTAAccttctctttttctcttttagtTGTGGCTAAAAGCAAAGTTCAGCCAGTGGGTAAGGtggcatacatacatatataagtctAAGACCCGCAACAAGGTAATAtaaagtaaattgaaattgtataGCCATTGCTCCTCCACTAGCCccctctcttgctctctctctctacctctTCATGCACACCATCCTACCTGGCAACGAAATTTGTTGAGCGAGTGTGAGTAATACAGCCCCAAAATACTCATAGTTACTTTTGAAATGAAAGTCCAGAGTTCACTTTATGCCTTAGTCAGGTTCTTCAAGGTTAGGTTGCCACAAAAAGTGGAGTCAAAAGTGGAAACAATCAACAAGAGAGgtatacagagagagagagagagagagagaaagagagaagtTTGTTTGATGGGAGTGGTGAAAGGTATTCCACCCTTTTGGCTCCTCAATTTGCATATAGTCAACCCCAAAACACTATCGATCGTTCGTCCATTCCGTTCCGTCATTCGTCTTGCATTCCCCTTCCTAATTGAAATATGTAGGTCATGAATCACAGAATATCAAACTAAACGTTTTTTGCATCACTTTATAGCATTTCCGTCATCTATGTATGCCTGTCTGTCGACTTGTCTGCCTGTCTTTGTATCTAATTTGTTCGCCAAGTTGTGGATTCCtcataatacatacatagttcaAGAATTTATTAGCTAAACATTTGTTCCACAATAATAATTAGCAAACACaataaaagcaaaaccaaaaacaaaatgttttaacaTGAAGATTAAATACTCTTTTGATGAAAAATTGTTGATCTTTGGTAAAACATCTTTAATTAGAATGAGAAATTTGATAACGAGACAATTTTGATTAAGACCGAGTATCCCTATACAGAATGAAAACTCAAAACTGAGGCAAATTATGAACTAGTCTCCTTATTTTCAGTTCCCTTTTATTCTAGGTGGCTAAACGAATGGACTCTATTCCAAAGGCAAGGTATGTATCCAAATCAAGAAGCTTGGAAAAAGTTTCTTAACTATTTGTTATTTGGCGTTACCGCCAACAAACTCCCGTGACTTGGCTATAAGACAATATAGCACAGATAATACAGAGATAATACAAGTAACTAAAAAAATtccttaaatttttttgtggttttgctcttgcttgttttgctttttgatgactacttatgtataaataaacaGATAAGAGAGGTAAATGCTTTTAAGATATTTGGTATGtctgtacacacacacacacacacacacacacacatatacacatacacatcaACATTTAATAAACTGAGGGCATACCAACAttagatttgttttgtttttttttgtttaagcgcaataaaatttgcatataaaaatgcattaaagAGCAAAATGGGAATAAAAGTATAAATTCGActagataaataaatatacctatctatatatatattttttttttgttttctttcaaaacGACGTCAAAGCCTAAGAAGTGAACAAAAACTTACAAACGTACTTTTATTTTGGCCGTTCCGCCAATTTGCCAATTTTGATGGGGTCAAAACTCCTCattcaaatggaaaataatgCAAATCGAATAATAAATGTTTATGTTAAAACCGAATAAAGAGACTTTTTAAGACTGAAATCGGGGGATGCTGGGATGGGGGGGTTGTCTTTTGTCTTTCTAGACCAGCATATTGTTTAAGAAACTTGTTAAATTAGTCattaaatgaaattggaaAGTTCTGGCATCTTATTGCCaaatagttaaattaaaaatttaacattttcagTCTGTGAAATGAAACCTAATTAAGATTTCATAAAACTATTGTATGTGGATAGTTGTAGACACATTtagaaaaggaatttaatTAGATCATAGTTAAATTTATCtctaacaaacaaaaacgatTGAAAAGCCCCAAAACATGGTCAAAAAGAAAGGGGGgaaccaaaataataattcgCTAACGATTAACATAATCGTCAATGAATGAAATAACAAGAAGACACCGTGAGGTTGAAGAAGAGTAATACACTTGTGTTGACAAGTAGAAAACAAATAACCGAAGCgtcaaaaatataaaattaaaatcaaatcaacACAGTGCATGAATATAAGTTAAGATAATTTGAAGATTATAAGAACATACAATTTTCACAACGAATTTTCAACAGGAAGTAGAACGAGAAAAGATGACGCAGAATAGGATTAAACAAAGAACTTATTACGATTCAGATTGAATGAAACCTAAGCGAAGAATATAAAAACTAAACGAACAAGAGGCAAATGAGTTACATAAGAAACCATAATGCAGTTGTAAAACGGATTAAAACAGAAATGCACATAAAGAgcaaaataaatggaaaattacACGAATGTTAGAAAAAAGTATGATATAAACTGAAAACTGTTGTCAAAACAAGTAGAAGGGTAAAAGGTTTGCTCGGTTTTTGTAATCTCAGCTTGTTGAAATAAAATCACTAAATTTATGTAATTAGGTCAAATCGtgagacatttttttttgtgtttttgcgTAAAAGCACCGAAAATCGGAAATgagagaaataaataaataaatacaaaacaaatgaaataaataaacaaattgaatcatacatacatatatggtgCGTATAGTAGAGGAGAGCCGTGACGAAGCGGGGTGAGGGCTTGCCCTATCGAAtataaaaactcaaaaataaatacaaacactcacgcacacacttgcatatgtatgaatgtatgtatatgacgCTATCTCTAAATCATCAATGAAATTGTTTCAAAAAACCAATAagaacaaaacacaaacaaaaaacacacacgcaaaaacaaaaattaacacaaaatacgaaaataaaaataataataaatatcaaagaagctaacttcggctgtgccgaagtttatatacccttgcagtccttcgctatgatatttttatatgtttcaaacagtttttctgtatcatcaattcatcaatgcacagacaaaaccttccaaatatcaattccatttctttttcttcttcttccccatgctgcatgctgcgattgacacgcatacatacacataaagTTTtcgtagcgttgcgtctgcgtgtgtgtatgcgtgtgctcagctgctctgtggatttcaagcaatgacgtagttgagccaatttatattgactgtaacttgtgttatatttatccgatctgatttAAATTTCGGGAtttgatgttttatatccaaaactatcatattagtaaatttcatggaaATACTCCAATTTCTTCATCTATGTTTAATGtataactatatgatatagtggtccgatcctgacaattttcatactttatcagatccgggctataagtagcttaaatatcaagtttcatcccgatagctcttaagatggcggcgtgacgttgatttgcacagacggacggacgaagggacagacggacatggctatatcgactcagcttggGGGGATCGGAAACGtttccttctgtgcgttacaaacatctgaccaattttataataccctctgcaagggtataaaaacaacaacgaaaaatacatataaaaacacaaaccgctaaacaaaaaaacaaaaacagatagaaaataaattagaaattaccaaaaatttgtctaaTAAAAGGCAACGAACTCAATGATACCCTGTAAATGCAAAAGCCAAGAGTGCACTTCAATAAATTTCCATCTGAACAATTAGATATTTTTATACTATATAATCACTAAGGCGGTTaacatttaaaacatttatatataaaattgacTTGTTGCTATATCTATGGAAAATTGACTTGTTGCTATATCTATGGATATAGATCTGTTCAATACTAAACTCTAGAAAGTCGTGACGTCACTTTGACATTTACGTCACATCAATgccatacaaacatatgtggTACATGATCAGCAGCTAAGGACAGATGTTGCTCTGGACaagctatatatataaaaaaatatatatatataggtataaatatatattttaaagaaaGTCTTCTCATCAACATATTTCTTATACCTTACGATTGGAAGTCGTTAGTTATTAACTAAAAACATTATTTAGTTCACTCAAGAATTTGTTTCACCTCTCTCATTCTTTTATGAAGCttattatttttgcaaatCTAGTGCATATACCTTTCACATTTACAGGGTATATCATTCGTGAGCAACATGTGTTTGATacgaaatataaacaaaagcaaaaacgtttgttttttttttgttgtgctttTTTCGGGCATTGGCAAACGTAGAtagaaattattaaaagacGAAATCGCTTGATTTCTATGCAAAATCTATAgttgtatatgtacatatatatatctacacaTGTGAagacctatgtatgtatatatagactATGCGGCATAGTGAACAAAATGAGAAGAAACGGTGCCGTTTTGTGACGTAGTTTCTGAAGAAAAATGTTCTATGGAATGTCGATGCGTAATAATATAGAGATGTGAAGGAGATTGGCAGattatactatatatacacatacacataaatatatgtaggtatatatagtACAGACATAAATCGCATAAACAACAGCTAAAAAGGTCTTTAAGCACTCTGACGATGACTCATTTATTTTACACTTGATAATGATGagttcattcattcatttgggAATATATTTCCAATTGTTTGAAGATCAATAAAGGGATAGGGCTAGGGTTAACCAGAAAGAGAGGGGAAGAGAAAAGGGAAAGTAAATGAAatgcatatatgtacgtaCGTATATATAACGCATACGACCGGATGTCAGAAATATCGGTTAGCAGAAGTGTCAAAAgcctgtatatacatatgtacatagacaTCTAGTTATTATATTGTTTGTGACCTAATTAAAGATCATCACTGTTTCCTGTTACTTAATGTCCAGAACTTGTTGTgcaaataaacattttagggtgagagagagagagagagggagagggagaggcactaatttgttttgataaatgCATTTGCTTACCTGAGTTTATCTGCCGAACTGCCATGcagaaatataaaataaataaataatttttgtcaGCCATtctaaaaatttgtatatagatatgtCCTTATATAGAAAtcagttttttatatattttgtagtGTTTTAGTTTGGCGTTTTGTTGGTGTAGGTTCCAATCGGTCGATGCCCCACAAACGCAACCTGAATATGAGAtcctaaaaatataaaacaaagaaaatcgATAATATATACATTGGACATATATTGTAAACTTTGATTATTCattgtaattttgttcaaatgTTTAAACATTTGTATGCATAATACCAATGCCCCATTACCACCTCCTTAAAGCTaatggccaacaaaaaaacttctcacttttttccacaaaaaaaaaagaataaataataaaaaactgCAATCAGCAGGTTTAATTGCGCCGCAATACAAAGAAATAAGAAGAcagtgtgagtgagtgagagagagagagagagagagagaaagggaggggaaaaagacaaacaattgtgtctgcaatttttttttcgaccatattggttttttttctttttctgttgctgttgctgttgatgttggttTTATTAAAGTGTGGGCTGGGTTCGGTTTCGGTTATTTGGGGCTGCTGCCTGACTGATATCACAAGCTAGAAGGCAGGCAGCCAGCCTTAAGTTTATCAGCTCAATCAGTTTTGGCATATGTTGCCTTGTTATATAGCGTATAGAACTTATCTATACCGAATCGACAAATAATACACATATACCCACGACCCAcgagaaatagaaaaaaaatatcaaaaaagctaacttcggctatgccgatgtctatatacccttgcagttcttggcaataatatttttacattttgaaatttgtttccttgcaactcaattcatcaatgcacaaaCCAAAcattatttctatttttactacaactttttcttctccttcCATAATTTCCTGAGccaagcacggcacgcatacacatacaaagcaacgcatacgcaccgacggacggacggacaggcggacggacagacggacatggctatatcgactcagcttctcattctgatcaagaatatatatactttatggtgATCGGAAAGGTCTGTTTCTGTGCgctacaaacatctgaccaattttataataccctctgcaagggtacaaaaaaaaaacattgtagGCACAATAATAAACGAGCCAGGCTGATAAAAAGACCGAAACAGAAACACGTTGAAATCGTACTGAAGGGTACAGACCACCGcattcaatgttttttttttcccaaaCACTGACCTTTACGGTTTTTTTTCTACAATATTTGTTGTACCAATGCCAAGCATGGAATGGAAGTTTTTTTGCTTCACTTTTCCATGGCGAGGCGACAAAAATGTTCTccttcttttctctttttttttttttttgttaaaacaaaCAAGTGTAAAACAAATCTCCCACAAAAAGGTGAGAAATCTTTGAACAAATGTCTGAGATACTCAAACAAAAGCCACAATAAAGTATCCTGATAACGAGACTCTGCAGAACTGGTAATGCACTTTAAttgacaaaaagaaaacgacaAGTTTATCATTTTCATGTGTTTGAATAGATGAAATATTTCTAATGAAAGTGAGTACCTCGGGGTTTGCTAGGCCCAAAAATGGAGCAAATgcagttcttttttttattattacaaGCAACTGGTATCGATCATgggcttttattttttatactaAGGAAAGGGCCTAAAAACTTTCAGTTAGCTGCTTTTCTCACTGAagttaattaacaaaaatattcgAGTTGTGAGTTAAAAAAAGCTCTCTCTAGCTATACTTTTCCTAGTTTCGTTTCAgggtttattttaaaataatgcTTAAATTACTATGAATCaaattaactctatatatttggACATAGAGTTGCTTTAATTAGACTTAAGCAATTTATGACGAAATTAAAACCTTTTCTTACTAGACCTCTTGGTTTGAAACGATCGAACTTAAAAAATTCATCGCAGAATtcacataaaaaatataaaagttcAAGAAATATGTAGTTGCAAAGCTACAATTCCAGAAGACAGATGAAAAAGATAAACAGAATGACGATGAGGTTGAggatgaagaagaaaaagaggaAAGCGATAAGTAATCAAACATTATATTCAAATTCTAAACTATAGTCACCGATCCGAAAAATTGGAAAggtcttgttgttgttgttaatggtttttttttctgtttgctgCTGGCAGAAACACACCGAAATGGCAGAAAAagtcgatgatgatgatgatcgaGATGATGAAGAAGCCAAACTCAAAGGCAGAAGAAACCAAAGAAGAAGACAAAGAGCAACagcaagaaaagaaaagaccAAACACTATAATGACGTCTTAGTCATAGTCAACAGCAGCCACACATGTGAGAAGAAATTATTGCGGCGCAcatttgtaaaaattaaatgtattttattttattattgtggtatgtacctacatacatcatatgtatgcacataaaaacatatatacatacatacaatgtacatatatatatgtacatatatggttTGTTTTCAAGTCTGCGAAATTGGGGCAAGCTCTGAGATTTGTTCGTaccttttttttactttattttgtttttttggttggttgattttttttttattttttgtttgtgtatgtgtggtttttgtttggttttttgattttggttgTATGTTGCTGGTTTACatgataatttttatttttattttttttcttctttaatgTATATAATGGTTTAGTTTGGGTTTAAATTTCTCTcttaaaaccaaaatcaaacaaattacgagtaaaaacaaaaaaaaaaataataaataaataaagaaatagtTGTCTTGTGTCCGATTTGTTTTGACTTTTTGTTATTGTACTGCTGTCGTCCACACACGTTAGCTCGAGTCGACGGTTAACTGAATACTGAGTAAAGCTGCCGTTCCACTGTTCCACCACAATTTAGGGGCCTCTCGGGGGCTCTCCCACGCTCACTAAGCTCACCAGTTTCTCTGTGTCTCGCGCGATCTTGTTGCTTGGGCCTCAACACGCGCGCTATGTGCATTAACCGATGCGCAGTTAATTATTAAAC
The sequence above is a segment of the Drosophila willistoni isolate 14030-0811.24 chromosome XR unlocalized genomic scaffold, UCI_dwil_1.1 Seg143, whole genome shotgun sequence genome. Coding sequences within it:
- the LOC6645308 gene encoding uncharacterized protein LOC6645308, whose amino-acid sequence is MATREFEIRWQSINCTAVDLNVTNEFQCNIIEMAKKQGNFLNTRWNLRRPVPKMWVELSVGMPKERGGGIQQLFKVRVDGCHLCDYRSKNRVMNAVIKKLLQSGNYPKSCPLLPNVNYTSIRFALNPDHFPAYMPDMKFNTKIDFYADKNVPLIKASANVEVIRRQS